The genomic DNA ATAGCGCGTCGCCACACCCTTCATCGCCTTTTCGACGCCGCCCTGGTGGCAATCGGCGCACGCCTTGCCTTTCGGGCCTTTCCTGGCCCAGTCCTTTTCCGCCGATTCGGCGGCGAGCAGCGCCGGGTTGTTGGTGGGATCGAGCGGATCGCCGAAGCCCACCGGCTTGGCCCGGGTGTTGGGGTCGCGCTGCGGATCTTTTTCCGGCGGCAGGTCGCCCTTCTGGGTCTTGAGGAATTCGACCACGTGGACGATCTGCTGCGGCGTGAGAATCCCGGCCGAGCCCCACGGCGGCATGATCGATTCGGGATACACCGCCCGAATGTCGTAGATCATCTGATAGAGCTCGTCGTCGGAATAACCGGCGTCGCCGAGCTTCTGATGGTCGGGGCCGATATTGCCCGCGGGCCATACGTCGTCGCCGCGAATGAGATGGCAACCGGTGCAGGGGCCGAGCCCCCGGTTCATGTAAATCTTCCGGCCTTCGGCGGCATTGCCTTTCAAGTCCTTGGGCATGGCGACTTTCCGGATCGCCGGTTCAGGACGATGATCGTCGTAAGCCTGGGTGCGGAATTGGCTGAAGTCCGGCCTTACGCCGGAAAACGGTCCTTCCTTGTAGCGGACGTGCTGGGGCTTGCCGTCCTTGATCTCGACCTTGCCTTGGGCCTCCGGCAGCGCCTTCGATTCCCACTTGACCGGCGGATACAGCACGTCCGCGCACGACGCCAAGCCGAAGGCGCCGGCGACGAAGACGCCGGCAATGACAAAACGCTTCGTATTCGGAATCATAATGAGCCTCCCTTGATTGTGTTTCTTGGCGGGGCCGTTGTCCGGCCCTCGTTATTTGACGACGTCAACGAAGCGGCGATCAGCCGCCGAACTTGATATCGACCGAGCCGACGTGTTTCTGGCCGGTGGTGTCCTCGAACGCGATTTCGAGCTTGCCCGGCTTGTCCGCCTTCATCTTGAACGCCAGCACCGGATTGGCGCTGATCGACTGCGTCAATTGCGCGTTCATCAGCTCTTGGCCGTCAAACGTGACGCGCGCGGTGTGGATGAAGTTATAGACCTTGTCCACCGTCTTGCCGTCCGCGCCGCGCTGGATGATTTCCATCGGATGCGGCACCAAGGCGCGAACCGTAATGATCTCTCCCTGCTTGATGGTTTTCGGGACGCGAATGCGAACTTCCGCCATGATTGTTACTCCCACCTGAAAGTTTCACCGTGTGCGGCGGGAGCGTTGCCGCTCCCGCCCGTGTTCAGCCGAAACGAATTCGGAATTCAGCCGCCGCAGCCGCCGACGGTCACCTTGATCTCGTTCTTCACTTCGAAGAGCGAGCCGTCGCTCATTTCCGCGATCGCGCGGAATTGCGTGGTTTCGCCGAGACGGACGTTGGTTTCGACCGTCGGACGGCCCAATGCGGGCGAAAAATTGAACTTGGCGGACATCGGCCGGCGGTTCTTATCGGCGATGAAGTAGACCGCCTTGACGTACTTTTGCGAGGTCGGATCGACGTTGATCTCGAGCTTGACCGGCACCAGCGAACCGTTCTCGGCGATCAGCTGGGTGTCGAGCTTCATCAGCGACGCCCCGTCCTGAATCTTGCGGTCGCCGAACAGCCGCTTGAGGGTGGCGTCGATCTTTTCTTCCGGCTCGGGCTTGCCGACCGCGGACGCGGCCGGAAACGGCAGGGCGAGGCCGGCGCCGAACAGGCCCGCGACCGCGGCCACGCCGGCGAGACGCGACGCCAGCCCGAGGACCGAGCGGCGGCGAAGGGCAAAGTGGAATGGATGCATGTGTGTTCTCCCGAAACTTGATACGATGAGGGCCGAGCGTTGGCGTTTGTCTTGGCGACGTGCGATGGCTCGGTCCATAGACCGCGCCAAAGGCCGCATTGAAAGTACTCCCTTACTACAATCGAATATTAGGAGTCTATTATTTCTTATATTGCATCGCACTATCACCGGAAAAAGTAGTTTATTGATAGTGTAGGATTATCGAAACTATAGATATATTAGATAATTCTAATTTTTCTTTTCTCCGCCTTCCCGCCGCGCTGCGGATTTTTCGACGATATAACGCTGGAAGTCCTGGTGGGCGTAGCGCTTTTCGTGGACGTACTCGAACATGCTGATGAAGTGGAACGGACGGAAATAGCCGGGCATGCGCGCCACCTCGGCGTCCGCGCCCTTCTTGCCTTTGATCTCGTCCACTGTTTCGGGGAAAAACTGCAGAGTGGGCGTGAAATTGATCCGGTATTTGCGCGCGAAGTCCTTCTCGCGCAGCTTTTCGCCGTCGAAGTCCGTTACCTCGCGGTCGCCCCATAGATTGAGCTGGATGACGGCGAAGCGCTCCTTGATGTAGGCGGCGGTCTTGGCGTCGGCGAGATTGATCCGGTGCAGATCAAAGCAGTAGGGGCAGCCGCGCTGTTCCCAGAGTAAGACCAATCGCTTCTTCTTGGCCGTGGCCTCGGCGAGGTCCTCCGCCAGTTCGAGAAACGACTGGACAAACCAGTCCTGCTTGTAGAGCCCGTCGTCGCCCATCGCCGGCTCGGCCGCAACGGCCGCGCGCCATGGGCAAGCGGCAAGAAGCGGAAAAGCCAACAGGCTGCGCCGGGAAACGCCAATGATCGGGCCGCGGGTTGAATCCATTTTCGTCGTCCCCCGGGCGGCAGCATCGCAGCAAGGGTCCCTCCGCTCAAGCCCGTCATCGCACGCGCCGATGGACGCCAGGACTGCTACAATACCTTCTCCGAGATCGACCCGCCCGCCATGCTTCGCCTGCTCGAATCCCTCTCCCGGCCCGGCCCGGCCGCGTTTCTCGCCCTCTTCTTTCTCGAGGCCGTCGGGCGCACCCTGCTGATCGCGGTCATTCCGCTGCAGGCGCTCGACATCCTGGGCAATGCCCGCAACGTCAGCGTGCTTTATTTCGGCGCGAGCTGCTTCGGGCTTCTGTTCAGCTTCGCCATCCCCTGGCTGATCCGCCATATCCGTCGGCGCGGCGTGGTCGCGCTCGGCGCCGGGGCGAACCTTATTGCCGCCGCCCTGCTGGCGACGGAAACGGCGACCGGCTTGGCGCTTGGATTGTGGCTGCACATCGTCGGCACCGCGTGCCTCGAGATTCCCTTCAATCTCTATGTTCTCGATTACGTCCGCCGCAAGGAGCTCGGCCGGTTCGAACCTAACCGGATTTTCGCCGCCGCCACCGGCTGGACCCTGTGCCCCGCGCTCGGGGTCGCGCTCAGGGCCCACGTCGCCCCGTGGGCGCCGTTCGCCGCCAGCGCGGCGGCGGTTTTGATCCTGTTTTTCTATTTCCGCCGGATGCGCGGCACCGACGAGCCGCCCCGGCCGCCCGTGGTGCCGGCCAATCCGCTGCGCTACGTGCCGCGTTTCTTCGTCCAGCCCAGGCTCCGTCTCGCCTGGACGCTGGCGGTGGGGCGAGCGGGATGGTGGATGATGTTTTTCGTCTACGCCCCGCTTTACGCGGTCGCGGCGGGTCTCGGCGAAGTGGCGGGCGGCACTATCGTGTCGGCCGGCGGCGCCGCGCTGTTTTTCACCATTCTTTGGGGATGGATGGCGCGCCGCTACGGAATGCGCAAGATGCTGGTCGCCGGCCATGCCGGGGCTGCGGTCTGCACCGCGGCGGTCGCGGCGGCCGGAGGCGAGCCGCTGATCGGCGCGTATCTCCTGGTCGCGGCGGCGCTGGCGGCGAGCGTGATCGACGGCGTCGGGAATTCGCCTTTCCTGCGCGCGGTCCATCCGCTCGAGCGCGCCGAAATGACCACCGTCTTCAACACTTTCCGCCACGTGGCGCAGATCGTAACGCCGGGCGTCTTCGCCATGCTGCTCAACACATTCGACTTAGCCGCGGTCTTTTTGACCGGCGGCGCGTCCATGGCGGTGCTGGCCGCGCTCTCGCTTTACATTCCGCGGCGCATGTAAGCGCCGATTAGGCGGGCTGGGTCAACAGGCGGTCGACGTAAAACCCCTGGTAGAGCCTGACGCCCAGTTCCTGGCCGACGTCGATCGCCGTCTGATCGTCGACGCGCGAGAAAACGACGCGCACGCCGGCCTCCTGCAAGGCGTGAACGTCGTCGCGGCGGTCGGGCAAAACCGTTTCCGCGTTCTGACGCCAAAAGACCTTGGCCATCTCGACCTGCAACCGGCTGAGATTGACCAATCCGACCGTCTCCGGAAACATGGCGTCGACCGCGATGCGGCCGCCGTGCGAGCGGATCAGGTCGCAGGCGACCGAGAACTCGTCGAAATTCTGGATGATGTTGGCTTGGCGGAATTCGAACAGGATGTTGCCGAATGTCGATTCGTCGGTCGCATCGAGGAATTCCTCGAACCCGCGCGTGAAGACGCTTTCCACGTTCATGTTGAGCGAACAATTCACGCCGTCGGGATTGCTCTGGCGAAACGACGTCAAGACAATCTGGTCGAGCAGGATGGTGAGCTGATTGAACAGGTTGCCGCTGCCGCGCATTTCGACGCCTTTCAGGGCATGGCGGCGCAGCAAGTCCATGCTGGCGTAGTATTCGCGCATGATCTGGACCGGCGGCTGACCGGAGGCGATTTCGGAAATCGGCTGCGCGCGGATGAAGGCGCGGGCAAAATCGCGGGCGCCCAACTCACGGCTGACATCCTCGACCAATTTGATGTCGTTGATGTGCAGCGAGCGGAGCTTGGTCGGTTGCGGTGTCGGGACGGGCGCGGCCGCCACCGCCGCCAGCGCCGTCGCCGCCACGGCCTGTGGCGACGGATCCGCGGCCGGCACGGGCGCGACGCTCATGCCCGTTTCGGCCTGCGCGAACCGCTCGACCAGGGCGATGGCGTTGCCCAACCGCTTGCCCAGGTTGACGACCCGCAGAAGCCGGGTCTGGTCCACCAAACCGAAGTGATCCGGGAAATGGCGCTGAATCAAGCGCAGGAGATTGACGCGGAGGTCGGTGGTGAGCGCGACCTCCCGGTTCTCGGTCAGCTTGAACAGCAGCGCGCGCTCGGTTTCGCTGAGATCGTACAGCGCGCCGTCGTTGCGGTCGCGGCTGTGGATCAGCGCCTTATTGAAGTCGGACCAGAATTCGGGTGTCGTCTCGGTGGTCGGCAGCACGCTGATCGACACCAGCAGCAAATGCGTTTTTTCAGGACGCGATTTACCGACCCAACCTTGCAACAGCTCCAACAGCCGCGACGGCGACTGTCCGAGCATCGGGATAGCTTCATCGTTCATCGGCTACCGGCTTCGAGGCTTATCGCCCGTAAGGCCCCCCGCACACGGCGCGCTGGCGCCGCCCCGCCGCCCTTTTGATCAGTATGGCACAGGAACCAACGGAATGAAATTGACCTCGTCCGTCCGGCGGCGGGCGGGTTAACCAAAATCGCGTGGAACGGGAAAGGTGGTGGGCGCACCAGGACTCGAACCTGGGACCCGCTGATTAAGAGTTAGTTCGGGTCGTTTTCGCCAGCTTTCGATCCTTTTCGCCAACACACGACAACTTACTGATTCGACTAGCACTAAACACCAACCCGCCTACATTTGGTTTCGCCACCCTACGCCACGCTTTCCTCTCTGGTGGTAGCCCGGTGGTAGCCCGATGGAAGCAACGGAAAGTCCAAGGAGGACACACATGCTTACTCGCAAGACAGTCACAAAGATAAGTGTCGATCAGTTGCAGCCCGGAGCAACCATCTGGGACACTACGCTGCCTGGCTTTGGCGTCCGGGCCCGGACAGGAGCCAAGACTTATTTCGTCAAAATACGCATCGGCGGCCGCCAGAAGTGGATCACCCTCGGCAAGCACGGTCCCCTGACCCCGGAAATCGCGCGTCGGGAGGCTTTCCGCATTCTTGGCGACGTTGTTGCCGGCAACGATCCGCTGGCCGCAAAAAAGCTGAAACAGATCGAAAGCCTTACCGCCTTCGACCGGCTGGCCGAGGATTACGTCAAACGCGTAGCCATGAAGCAAAACCGCTCCTGGAAGGAAACGGAACGGATTTTCAAGCGATACGCCATCCCGGCTTGGAAGAACCGTCCTGTTAGCGAGATTACCCGCGCCGACGTCGCCCGTCTGCTCGACCGCATCGAGGACAAGAACGGTCTGGTCATGGCCGATCGGGTTCTGGCCCAGATCAGACGCCTCTTCAACTGGCACGCCACCCGCGACGACAAGTTCATCTCCCCTATCGTCCAGGGCATGGCCCGGGTCCGTCCGCGGGAAGGGCCAAGAACACGTATCCTCTCAGATGATGAATTACGGGCGTTGTGGAAAGCGACGGAGGATACCCAACCGACGCTGTTCGGCCCCCTTGTCCGGCTACTCCTCTTGACGGCCCAGCGTCGGGACGAGGTTGCGTGTGCCAGCTGGTCCGAGATCGTCGGAAACGAATGGATCATCCCCGCAGAGCGTTACAAATCCAAACGCGCCAACACCGTGCCTTTAACCGCGACTGCTACAGCTCTCTTTGGGGCCCTCCTCAAGAGCGGTCCATACTGCTTCACGACCGACGGGGAAAACCCGTTTTCCGGCTTTTCCAAGGCAAAAAACGCCCTTGATAGGAAGATGCTGGCTACCCTCAAAGAAGAAACGGCAACCCGGGGCGGAAGCCCAGACGACGTAAAGCTCGAGCCCTGGGTTCTGCACGACCTACGCCGAACCGCCAGAAGCTTGATGTCGCGCGCAGGGGTGTCGTCGGACGTGGCTGAGCGCGTTCTGGGCCACGCAATCAACGGCATTGCGGGGGTCTACGATCGCCACGACTACAAAAACGAGAAGGCCGAGGCCCTGAGAAAGCTATCGTGGCTCGTTGAAAGCATCATAAGAAGCCACGAGACTAAACCCCAGTTGAGGGTCGTTGCCTGACGTGCGAGGCGCGAGGCACCTGGCGGCGGGATGCTTGTCGCTCCTGCCGCCGGCGCAGCCTTATGTCGCGGCGAAGATCACGCAACAACCCTCGCGTAGTGATCGCCGATCCCTTTTCGGCAAGTCCAAAGCTCTCGGCCGCCCTGTTAACCAGCACGGCCGTTTCCATTTGATAAACCATCTCGGATTCACGGATTTGCCGGCACAAGCGCAGGTAAGCCTTGAGATGCATCCTCATCGGCCGAAACGGGATGGGGCCGAATGTCGACGAGTCACCCAAAAGTTTTCTAAGTTTAGACGCACGTCTAAGGGCACGCCTCCCCTCTCGCTCGCGTTGGCAAGCATAGCCGAGCTTCGCACAGCGCCGGCAAAGTAACTCCCCCCAAGACAAGTAAAGAAACCGTGCCCGCAATTGACAGCGGGGACAGAAAAAACAGGGTCTCGCCAGATCGATTCCGCACCCCTCGATAACCGCTCGAACTTCGGTCTCTATAGGTAGAACCGCCACGCCCTCAATCCGAAGACGCAACCGGCTATCCGCTTCAATAAGGGCCAGAATGCGCCCCAATATCGTATCCCTCTCCCCATCCTTCCACTCAATCCGAATGCCCGTCCCAGGAGGGTGCTTCAAACCCGCGCGAAACCAAAAAGCGTCCATACGCCAAGTCTGTTCCACTAAGCCTTTTGTTTTGTGCGGTTGACCGGGGTGGGTGTCGAAATTCACGGGCATATTGAGAGCCTGCTCTGCTATACGATTTGGGCCCCATATGAAGTTATGAGCCAGTTCAGTTCGGTGCCTCTAAATAAATCTTATCTAAGCTGTTAGCTTCAGCCGCTGTTCACAGCACGCTTATCAATGTATTGAGTGTTCCCTAAATCAGGGCTGACTTCTTCCCAGTCATAGGCCCGCCCCAATACATTTTTCTCAAATTGCTTGCGCACATCACTTAGGCGAGGGAACCGATAGCAATTCACAATGCCTGATGAGTTGTTAGATTGATTCCCAGCAGAATTTGAATTAGCAGTATCACATTGATAAGGATTGTGATCTGGTTTTGCCTTAACACGATAACAGCCCAAATCTACTTTTACAAATCTTCCAAACTCATGTTGTGATTTTGGATGGCTTTTTGAATTAGCGCGCTCCCAGTGTCTATAAGCAGAAAATATTTCCTGGCAAGACACTGTTAAACCATTCCTAAAATCGAGAACAATTGTAGAGAGCGATGTCCCCAGGAAGCTTTCACGTATCTCATACGTATTTCTTCCTTCTTTCAAAACTTCAAAAAAGAACCTTTGAATGGGGCTAAACGATGCAATGATTTGCTCGATCAGATCGGAGGTAATGACTGGGGCCTCAAACGGATTGAATTTTGATATATCCCTGTTCAATAACCAATGCATCAAGGCAGACAATCCACCCTCGCTATTCATCCAATCTGCAAGCTTTCGGAAATATGCGCTATCACCAACGCGTTCATCAGACACCCTACACACAAGAAAGCGCCTTTCCCCTATAGATGCGGGAACAACCCACGATTCATTAGATGTAATAAATAATCGAGAATATGAGGGACTTTGCCTCGGTTGACGAAACTTTGCTTCAATATTTCTTGAGGGTGCCGTGATGAGGTCCTTCAGTACGCCTTCACCAGCTTTATCGCCCGCCCAAAACGCTTCCTCTGCCTGAATTAGCAGGGCATTACCCAATTGAGCATCAAATTTGCCAATCAGCCTGGCGCTTTGCGAAATGGATAAATAATGGTCTTTACCTACAATTCTACCAAGCACCTGCCCCACTAAGCTTTTGCCTGCCCCCTTCCCCCCAAGCAAAACAACGGCAAAAGTTGGCTTTTCATTGGGTTTTTGAACCAGGTGAGCGCAAAAATCGTGAAATGAATCCGCAATCTTTTTGTCGCCATTTGCTACAACGTTTTCAACATGATCAAGCCACGGATCAATATCCCCTTTGATCGGCTGAACAGGCCACCCC from Rhodospirillales bacterium includes the following:
- the soxA gene encoding sulfur oxidation c-type cytochrome SoxA gives rise to the protein MIPNTKRFVIAGVFVAGAFGLASCADVLYPPVKWESKALPEAQGKVEIKDGKPQHVRYKEGPFSGVRPDFSQFRTQAYDDHRPEPAIRKVAMPKDLKGNAAEGRKIYMNRGLGPCTGCHLIRGDDVWPAGNIGPDHQKLGDAGYSDDELYQMIYDIRAVYPESIMPPWGSAGILTPQQIVHVVEFLKTQKGDLPPEKDPQRDPNTRAKPVGFGDPLDPTNNPALLAAESAEKDWARKGPKGKACADCHQGGVEKAMKGVATRYPRYVGEYRRIMAMEDFLQSHSPATTGIDMPSQSDINLNMSMLVKLQSNGMPLNLDLTSLESRAALKRGEATFNKRSGQRNHACADCHLEEPGKGGNKFLGGRLLATLESGMMNHFPLWRTNFTKVWDPRKRFQWCMTPLGMNYLAADSVEYAELEFYLSSFGQGKPLTAPGIRH
- a CDS encoding thiosulfate oxidation carrier complex protein SoxZ: MAEVRIRVPKTIKQGEIITVRALVPHPMEIIQRGADGKTVDKVYNFIHTARVTFDGQELMNAQLTQSISANPVLAFKMKADKPGKLEIAFEDTTGQKHVGSVDIKFGG
- a CDS encoding thioredoxin, which codes for MDSTRGPIIGVSRRSLLAFPLLAACPWRAAVAAEPAMGDDGLYKQDWFVQSFLELAEDLAEATAKKKRLVLLWEQRGCPYCFDLHRINLADAKTAAYIKERFAVIQLNLWGDREVTDFDGEKLREKDFARKYRINFTPTLQFFPETVDEIKGKKGADAEVARMPGYFRPFHFISMFEYVHEKRYAHQDFQRYIVEKSAARREGGEKKN
- a CDS encoding MFS transporter; this translates as MLRLLESLSRPGPAAFLALFFLEAVGRTLLIAVIPLQALDILGNARNVSVLYFGASCFGLLFSFAIPWLIRHIRRRGVVALGAGANLIAAALLATETATGLALGLWLHIVGTACLEIPFNLYVLDYVRRKELGRFEPNRIFAAATGWTLCPALGVALRAHVAPWAPFAASAAAVLILFFYFRRMRGTDEPPRPPVVPANPLRYVPRFFVQPRLRLAWTLAVGRAGWWMMFFVYAPLYAVAAGLGEVAGGTIVSAGGAALFFTILWGWMARRYGMRKMLVAGHAGAAVCTAAVAAAGGEPLIGAYLLVAAALAASVIDGVGNSPFLRAVHPLERAEMTTVFNTFRHVAQIVTPGVFAMLLNTFDLAAVFLTGGASMAVLAALSLYIPRRM
- a CDS encoding EAL domain-containing protein → MNDEAIPMLGQSPSRLLELLQGWVGKSRPEKTHLLLVSISVLPTTETTPEFWSDFNKALIHSRDRNDGALYDLSETERALLFKLTENREVALTTDLRVNLLRLIQRHFPDHFGLVDQTRLLRVVNLGKRLGNAIALVERFAQAETGMSVAPVPAADPSPQAVAATALAAVAAAPVPTPQPTKLRSLHINDIKLVEDVSRELGARDFARAFIRAQPISEIASGQPPVQIMREYYASMDLLRRHALKGVEMRGSGNLFNQLTILLDQIVLTSFRQSNPDGVNCSLNMNVESVFTRGFEEFLDATDESTFGNILFEFRQANIIQNFDEFSVACDLIRSHGGRIAVDAMFPETVGLVNLSRLQVEMAKVFWRQNAETVLPDRRDDVHALQEAGVRVVFSRVDDQTAIDVGQELGVRLYQGFYVDRLLTQPA
- a CDS encoding DUF4102 domain-containing protein — translated: MEATESPRRTHMLTRKTVTKISVDQLQPGATIWDTTLPGFGVRARTGAKTYFVKIRIGGRQKWITLGKHGPLTPEIARREAFRILGDVVAGNDPLAAKKLKQIESLTAFDRLAEDYVKRVAMKQNRSWKETERIFKRYAIPAWKNRPVSEITRADVARLLDRIEDKNGLVMADRVLAQIRRLFNWHATRDDKFISPIVQGMARVRPREGPRTRILSDDELRALWKATEDTQPTLFGPLVRLLLLTAQRRDEVACASWSEIVGNEWIIPAERYKSKRANTVPLTATATALFGALLKSGPYCFTTDGENPFSGFSKAKNALDRKMLATLKEETATRGGSPDDVKLEPWVLHDLRRTARSLMSRAGVSSDVAERVLGHAINGIAGVYDRHDYKNEKAEALRKLSWLVESIIRSHETKPQLRVVA